A single region of the Phycisphaerae bacterium genome encodes:
- the murB gene encoding UDP-N-acetylmuramate dehydrogenase has product MSLFTGLDEIVTEHEPLAPYTWLRIGGPARYFLRPRNDEELAALLARCRENDLTWRILGHGANLLVTDQPLDGAVIKLEEPGFTEMSFNHTKAVIGAAGSLGAMVLESVRRGLGGAEALAGIPGSLGGAVKMNASGRFGDIGTLVSRVKVVDACGNAFWREKPELLFEYRWSNIDDQIVTAVELELLPDDPKRVLNKMREIWIIKKSTQPLSSRSAGCIFKNPSPDKPAGALIDKAGLKGRRVGGATVSEQHANFITVEGGATFQDVQTLMSDIQKQVYEKFGIELEPEVEIWE; this is encoded by the coding sequence ATGAGCTTATTCACTGGCTTGGACGAGATAGTAACTGAGCACGAGCCGCTGGCTCCTTACACGTGGCTCCGAATCGGCGGACCCGCCAGGTACTTCCTGCGCCCGCGAAACGACGAGGAGCTTGCCGCTCTGTTGGCCCGATGCCGCGAAAACGACCTGACGTGGCGGATCCTCGGCCACGGAGCCAATCTCCTCGTCACCGATCAGCCGCTGGACGGCGCGGTCATCAAACTCGAAGAACCCGGCTTCACCGAAATGAGCTTCAACCACACCAAGGCGGTCATCGGCGCAGCCGGATCGCTCGGCGCGATGGTCCTCGAAAGCGTCCGCCGCGGACTGGGCGGCGCCGAGGCGCTCGCCGGGATTCCCGGCAGTCTCGGCGGCGCGGTCAAGATGAACGCCAGCGGCCGCTTCGGTGACATCGGAACCCTCGTCTCGCGGGTCAAGGTCGTCGACGCCTGCGGCAATGCGTTCTGGCGCGAAAAACCCGAGCTCCTCTTCGAGTACCGCTGGTCGAACATCGACGATCAGATCGTCACCGCGGTCGAACTGGAACTCCTCCCGGACGACCCCAAACGCGTGCTCAACAAGATGCGCGAAATCTGGATCATCAAGAAATCCACCCAGCCGCTCTCATCGCGATCCGCCGGGTGCATCTTCAAGAACCCCTCGCCCGACAAGCCCGCTGGGGCCCTGATCGACAAGGCCGGACTCAAAGGCCGCCGCGTCGGCGGAGCCACCGTCAGCGAACAGCACGCCAACTTCATCACCGTCGAGGGCGGGGCGACCTTCCAGGACGTGCAAACCCTGATGAGTGACATTCAGAAACAAGTGTACGAGAAGTTCGGCATCGAACTCGAACCCGAGGTCGAGATCTGGGAGTGA
- a CDS encoding DUF1559 domain-containing protein has product MARTSIHSNATHPEPGIRVLKSFTLIELLVVVAIIAVLVAILLPALSRAREAGRRALCGANLRTLTTAMLMYTDEFGGFFPYNSMGDPDTGSGPDASVYGYRASPRLLMGDNDQANPKADILAAFHCPGSPVGGPLTVAPVWEYYGDSFDEYAMVRNEPFRSVQISYQWDCIINNNWVPLDPARYLSGLSTGTPIIWDMYAGLDYFCPWYRECGYLSHAKEGGNVAYTSGAVIWADAAAWVGSPQGAHPPHHW; this is encoded by the coding sequence ATGGCCAGAACGTCGATACATTCGAATGCGACCCATCCGGAACCGGGAATCCGGGTACTCAAGTCCTTTACCCTCATCGAGTTGCTGGTCGTCGTCGCCATCATTGCCGTCCTGGTCGCGATTCTCCTGCCCGCTCTATCCCGGGCCAGAGAGGCCGGTCGGCGGGCCCTCTGCGGGGCAAATCTGCGGACGCTGACCACCGCGATGCTCATGTACACCGATGAGTTCGGCGGCTTCTTCCCCTACAATAGCATGGGCGATCCGGATACCGGCAGCGGCCCAGACGCCAGCGTCTACGGCTACCGGGCCTCGCCGCGACTCCTGATGGGTGACAATGACCAAGCGAACCCCAAGGCGGATATCCTGGCAGCCTTCCACTGTCCCGGTTCCCCGGTGGGCGGGCCGCTGACCGTGGCCCCGGTCTGGGAATACTACGGCGACAGTTTCGACGAATACGCCATGGTGCGGAACGAACCCTTCCGAAGCGTCCAGATCAGCTATCAGTGGGACTGCATCATCAACAACAACTGGGTTCCCTTGGACCCAGCCAGATACTTGTCTGGTTTGTCGACGGGAACACCCATAATCTGGGACATGTACGCCGGCCTGGACTACTTCTGCCCGTGGTATCGCGAATGCGGGTACCTCTCGCACGCCAAGGAAGGCGGCAACGTAGCCTATACCAGCGGTGCCGTCATCTGGGCCGACGCCGCGGCGTGGGTTGGCTCGCCCCAGGGAGCACATCCCCCGCATCACTGGTAG
- the murC gene encoding UDP-N-acetylmuramate--L-alanine ligase: MSSKMAASSVRTEPHASPQDSASFAGKRVHFIGVAGCGMRALAQVLVRHGAAVSGSDACSTGYLQILEREGVTCWSGHDPSRIDGPIDRAVVSAAIPPDDPELVKLRSMGVPLLKYAQMLGLLMERYEGIAIAGTHGKSTTTAMTAYTFRRAGLDPSFVVGANVDQLAGASGAGTGDYFIAEACEYDRSFLNLRPRFAGILNIEEDHLDYYRSLDEILEAFETFVSQVRPGGLAIINGQDPNIRRFADRVQARTETFGLSPTCHWQAEDIRLENGSYEFDITYRREAFGHCRLELPGKHNVLNALAAAALAHHAGIKPEIVCQAIGEFRGANRRLTLKACAGGITLLDDYAHHPTEIRASLRAAKERYEPKRLWCVFQPHQHSRTRFLLDDFAHSFADADVVMVPDIYFVRDSEAERQLINSGDLVARIARLGGTACYLPRFDQIADYLQAKLAPGDLVITMGAGDIWKICDELIHWLGRDSN, translated from the coding sequence TTGTCGAGCAAGATGGCAGCCAGCAGCGTTCGGACGGAGCCGCACGCGTCCCCCCAGGATAGCGCGAGCTTTGCGGGCAAACGGGTGCACTTTATCGGGGTGGCCGGGTGCGGCATGCGGGCTCTGGCCCAGGTGCTCGTCCGGCACGGGGCGGCGGTCAGCGGCTCCGACGCCTGCTCCACCGGTTACCTGCAGATCCTGGAACGCGAAGGCGTCACCTGCTGGTCGGGACACGACCCCTCGCGCATCGACGGCCCGATCGACCGCGCGGTCGTCTCAGCCGCCATTCCGCCGGACGATCCGGAACTCGTCAAACTCCGCTCCATGGGCGTGCCCCTCCTCAAATACGCCCAGATGCTCGGTCTCCTGATGGAACGCTACGAGGGCATCGCCATCGCCGGAACCCACGGCAAGAGCACGACCACCGCCATGACCGCCTACACCTTCCGCCGGGCCGGACTGGACCCCAGTTTCGTCGTCGGTGCCAACGTGGACCAGTTGGCGGGCGCCAGCGGGGCTGGAACCGGCGACTACTTCATCGCCGAGGCCTGCGAGTACGACCGATCGTTTCTGAACCTTCGGCCCCGGTTCGCGGGAATCCTCAACATCGAGGAAGACCACCTGGACTACTACCGGAGCCTCGATGAAATCCTCGAGGCCTTCGAAACCTTCGTCTCACAGGTCCGCCCGGGCGGATTGGCCATCATCAACGGTCAGGACCCCAACATCCGCCGCTTCGCCGACCGCGTGCAGGCCCGGACCGAGACCTTCGGCCTCTCGCCGACCTGCCACTGGCAGGCTGAGGACATCCGCCTGGAAAACGGCTCGTACGAGTTCGACATCACCTACCGCCGTGAGGCCTTCGGGCACTGTCGGCTGGAACTGCCGGGCAAGCACAACGTGCTCAACGCCCTGGCCGCCGCCGCCCTGGCCCACCATGCCGGCATCAAGCCGGAGATCGTCTGCCAGGCCATCGGCGAGTTTCGCGGGGCCAACCGCCGGTTGACCCTCAAGGCGTGCGCCGGCGGCATCACCCTGCTCGACGACTACGCCCACCATCCGACCGAGATCCGCGCCAGCCTCCGGGCGGCTAAGGAACGCTACGAGCCCAAACGCCTCTGGTGCGTCTTTCAGCCCCATCAGCACAGCCGGACCCGCTTCCTCCTCGACGACTTCGCCCACAGCTTCGCCGACGCTGACGTCGTGATGGTGCCCGATATCTACTTCGTCCGCGACAGCGAAGCCGAACGGCAGTTGATCAACTCCGGCGATCTGGTGGCGAGAATCGCCAGACTTGGCGGCACCGCCTGCTATTTGCCCCGCTTCGATCAGATCGCCGACTACCTGCAAGCGAAACTCGCCCCGGGCGATCTCGTGATCACCATGGGGGCGGGAGACATCTGGAAAATATGCGATGAGCTTATTCACTGGCTTGGACGAGATAGTAACTGA
- a CDS encoding LacI family transcriptional regulator produces the protein MTVGRNTSGRSSAIEAVAVRAGVSKSTVSNTFTGRKSVSPKAKQRVMAAARELGYRPNHAAQVLATKRTRTIGVLVQELHNPHTSALVEALERELSRHGYKVMLGLTHGDHERAMEYLRQFSTGMVDGAINLAPQVTLSQAVRESGQVPVVTYLRPHPESPAYVNYDVGVREALEHLWGLGHRRIGFIAIPDTAWDVAMEERQRAFHEAYTVRGKKPIEQLIVAGDGRAESGYRLGAVLAQRGATAIIAGNDLMACGVIRWCREAELRVPQDLSVIGIDDCPLATWISPALTSIQIPIALLAEVTVTGLLDRLEGQRPAQQAVLNARLVIRETTGRASDL, from the coding sequence ATGACAGTTGGACGGAACACATCTGGTAGAAGCTCAGCCATCGAAGCGGTGGCGGTGCGGGCGGGGGTCTCCAAGAGCACGGTCAGCAACACCTTTACCGGCCGCAAGTCCGTCAGCCCCAAGGCCAAACAGCGCGTAATGGCGGCGGCAAGGGAGTTGGGTTACCGGCCGAACCACGCGGCGCAGGTGCTGGCGACGAAACGAACGCGGACGATCGGGGTGCTGGTCCAGGAACTTCACAACCCCCACACCAGCGCGCTGGTCGAGGCACTGGAGCGGGAGCTTTCGCGTCACGGCTATAAGGTGATGCTGGGATTGACGCACGGCGATCATGAGCGGGCCATGGAGTACCTGCGGCAGTTTTCGACCGGCATGGTGGACGGGGCGATCAACCTGGCGCCGCAAGTGACGCTGAGCCAAGCGGTTCGGGAAAGCGGGCAAGTGCCGGTGGTGACGTACCTGCGGCCGCATCCCGAGTCGCCGGCGTATGTGAATTACGACGTCGGCGTCCGCGAGGCGCTCGAGCACCTCTGGGGCCTGGGCCATCGGCGAATTGGTTTTATCGCGATCCCGGATACGGCTTGGGACGTGGCGATGGAGGAGCGCCAACGGGCGTTCCACGAGGCGTACACCGTCCGAGGCAAAAAGCCGATCGAGCAACTGATCGTTGCCGGCGACGGGCGTGCCGAGTCGGGATACCGGCTTGGCGCGGTGCTGGCGCAGCGCGGGGCGACGGCGATCATTGCGGGAAATGACTTGATGGCGTGCGGGGTGATCCGCTGGTGCCGCGAAGCGGAGTTACGCGTGCCGCAGGATTTGTCGGTGATCGGAATCGACGACTGTCCGCTGGCCACGTGGATCAGTCCGGCCTTGACGTCGATCCAGATACCGATCGCACTGTTGGCCGAAGTGACCGTGACGGGTCTGCTGGATCGCTTGGAGGGACAGCGTCCGGCGCAGCAGGCGGTTTTGAATGCACGTCTTGTCATCCGAGAAACGACGGGTAGAGCAAGCGATCTTTGA
- a CDS encoding D-alanine--D-alanine ligase translates to MADINVIERVSDNPTGISDSPLRTVVLSGGPGSERAVSLASGKAVADALRQAGHQVRLADIRPDDLGALDTPADVFFPALHGKFGEDGQLQQIMDSRGLVYCGSGAQACRLSADKQISKKLFTENDLPTAAFDVAQRPEDIARATACWSMPVVVKPLDEGSSIGITIVERADQLAGTIQRTIEQFGPVMVEQYLSGKELTVGILADRALPIIQIKPDGPFYDYNAKYVSETTQYLFDIDIDHDLYERIQAMSVRAAQVLGMRDFCRVDWRLDARGEPYLLEINALPGFTEHSLLPKAAAKVGLPMPRLCDALVRLAMARCESGVATDRRRG, encoded by the coding sequence GTGGCTGATATCAATGTCATTGAACGCGTGAGCGATAATCCTACGGGCATTTCGGATTCACCACTTCGCACTGTGGTCCTTTCGGGCGGACCCGGCAGCGAACGGGCGGTCTCGCTGGCCTCCGGCAAGGCGGTGGCCGATGCCCTGCGCCAGGCGGGGCACCAGGTGCGCCTCGCGGACATCCGGCCCGACGACCTGGGCGCCCTCGATACCCCGGCCGACGTCTTCTTTCCCGCCCTGCATGGCAAGTTCGGCGAAGACGGGCAGTTACAGCAGATCATGGACTCGCGGGGCCTCGTCTACTGCGGCTCGGGAGCCCAGGCCTGCCGCCTCTCAGCGGACAAGCAGATCAGCAAAAAGCTCTTTACGGAAAACGATCTTCCCACCGCGGCGTTCGACGTGGCCCAGCGGCCCGAGGATATCGCCCGCGCCACGGCGTGCTGGTCGATGCCCGTGGTCGTCAAGCCTCTCGACGAAGGCAGCAGCATCGGAATCACCATCGTCGAGCGCGCCGACCAGTTGGCTGGGACCATCCAGCGGACCATCGAGCAGTTCGGACCGGTCATGGTTGAGCAGTACCTTTCCGGAAAGGAACTGACGGTGGGTATCCTGGCGGATCGCGCCCTTCCCATCATCCAGATCAAGCCCGACGGGCCGTTCTACGACTACAACGCCAAGTACGTCAGCGAAACCACACAGTACCTCTTTGACATCGACATCGACCACGACCTGTACGAGCGAATCCAGGCGATGTCGGTCCGTGCCGCGCAGGTCCTGGGCATGCGGGATTTCTGCCGCGTGGACTGGCGTCTGGACGCCCGCGGCGAACCGTATCTGCTGGAAATCAATGCCCTTCCGGGATTTACAGAGCACTCGCTGCTGCCGAAGGCGGCCGCGAAGGTTGGCCTGCCGATGCCTCGCCTGTGCGACGCCCTGGTGCGGCTGGCGATGGCAAGGTGCGAGAGCGGCGTGGCGACGGACCGGAGGCGCGGCTGA